The following nucleotide sequence is from Psychroflexus torquis ATCC 700755.
AGGATCTCTTTTGGTGTAAAAATAAGTGTGGTTGTCATAAACCTTATCAATAACACCCTCTATAAACTTCAAGGTCGCCTTTTTATCTGTGCTTATTCTTAAGATCTCTGCTAGCACAAATCCAAGTACAGGTGGCTGTGTTATTCCCGAAGTTTTGTATTTTTTTGAAGCATCAGGATGCAATTCTGAACAAAAGTAATCCGGTCCTGGAAAATAGGTATCAGTTTCAGTATGAAAAACTATGTGCGGTATAAAACCATTCCCCCATTGCGCATCTAATAAGGTAGATATTTCCTCTTCGGCTTTCGGCATATCGAAATGAGCAAAGCCAATTGCAATAAAACCGGAATCCCAATTCCATTGAAACGGATACAGTTTCTCGCATGGAATACTAAAACCATCGCGCCAATTTGCATTAAGAATTTCTATGGCTTTATTCTTTAGTTCATTCATTAGGTCTCAAATTAAAAATTATAAAAAAACTTCACCACTGTCTCTAAAGACCTAGTGAAGTAGGGTTAAATTGGTATAAAGTATAAAAGTATACTTTTATTTTAAAAGAACTACCTCGGCGCACAGCCATCGAGATATGAGAGACAAGACCGCTTCGCAGCTAGAAAAAAGACTTTTTATCATTCTTTCTTTTTACTACTGAGAAATATTAATCACTTCCAAAAATTGAAAATTGAAAAATAGTATTAATTATTGAAAGTTTCTTTCTAGTCATTAAAAATTTAAAAAATGACTTTTGTTTTAGCTGGTATAAAGCTACATACCGAATATGAGGGAGGAAGGATTAATAGATGGTTGAATAGTTAGATTGTTACAATAATAGACAGTTCGAGTATTGGATTGTTAGAGAAAATGGCCTCTCAAACTACTATTACACGACTCAATAAATCAACTTCTTGTACTTTTCTCACCACTCATATCTCAGACTGTCACTTCGAGTGAAATTCAAATTACACCGGTAAATTTGAATTTAGTATCGAGAAGTCAACTCTGGATTGGAAGAGCAAAATGTTACTTTCAAATTACGATTAAACGAATTAACTTTTCACTGTGAACATTTCATTCCTTTTTTCTTAATTTAAATTCTTCACTCCCCTCCGCCGTCTCAAATCTCAATACTCACCTCTCACAACTCATTACTCACCTCTCATTACTCACTCCTAACCTCTCAAAAAGTCACTTCGAGTGAAATTCAAATTACGCCAGTAAATTTGAATTTAGTATCGAGAAGTCAAGTCTGGATGTTTGGATACTTAAATTGTTATAGAAAATGGCCTCTCAAACTACGATTAAACGAATTAACTTTTTGTACTTTTCTCACTACTCATTACTCACCTCTCATTACTTACTTCTCACCTCTCAAAAAGTCACTTCGAGTGAAATCTGCATGGTTGGATACTTAAATTGTTAGAGCAATATGTGACTCTCAAATTACGAATACACGACTCAACTTTCCACTGTGAACATCTTTTTTCTTTTTTCTTTTCTCTTATATTGAATTCTTCACCCCCCGCCTACCGTCTCACTACTCATTACTCAGCTCTCAATACTCACATCTCATTACTCACATCTTACCACTAGTATCTCAAAATTAAAGGAGAAAAGAGTTGTTTTTTACCTCGGTTCATTTTCGGCAGTAGTATTTTTATTTTATGATTTTTAAAATCTCTAACAATCGTGGGATTTTGTCAACTTGTGTTTCTGTCCAAAACGTGTAATTTTTAAATTCATTATCATCATAATTATTCAGTTTTATAGTTAGTCTTCTGTTTTTTTCATAAACGAAATATGAGAGAGTCATTTCATTTGCTTTGAAGATGAATTCTGATGATTTATCTTTAAATCTCAAATCTAAATTTGGAATTACATTGTCTTCAATAAAATGAATAAATTCGTTAATTTCTTCAATTCCAATCCACGCAGTTTTGAATACTTCAGGTTTTTTAATATTCATATCAAGTTGAAGAGCATTTCTTTTTTCGCCTGTTTTTAAGTTTATAACTTCTATAGGATAAAATTCCACAGTCTCTCCAATTCCAGATTTAAATTCAGCGATAGTAGTCCAATCTTTATTAATTCTTGTGAATTGTGTTTCGTCAATAAATTTACGAGTGGATGATTCAATGTTTTGTGCGAAAGTGATTGTAGCAAAAATTAAAAATAGTAATAATAAAAATTGATTTTTCATAAATTGTTATTTTGTTGTTTATATTATTGCCAACGTGATGTAATCGAGTAGGCAAGGGGAATTTCAGAACTCACATTACAAAATGCAATAAAATGCTGAGCAGTAGTTTGATCAAGAGTTGACAAAGTTTGAAAATTTTTAGCTCCAAATGACCCTGATTTTCTTATCTCGCCTGCAAGAATTTTAGCTAAAAATAATTGCACATCTTTGTTGGATTTTGTCTCCGCAATTCTGGAAAACATTTCAAGCCAATCTTCATCAATTTCTTCTTTGGAATCATCTTTTGGAGGGTCCTATTGTAATTCTTTAGTAGTTTGTTCCATAACAGACTCTCTATTAATCTGTTCTCGTAAAAGTTTGGCGCCAAAAAAGTAAACAGACCTGTTTCCAAGTGCTCTGTATGTTTCAAATTCTTTTGAGGCAGCACTTGCAGCTTCCGTTGTCACAAGACTAAGACCATCTGCTTCATTTTTTACTTTTTGAACTTTAGCTTGTAAATTAGCAACTGGAACATCAACCAATACTGTAATTAATCTCCCCAATGACTTCCGTAAGCTTTTTTTAATGGCAGGAGGCAAAGGAATTCCATCTATAAGTGATAAAATATCTTTAGCCTCTATTGCTGAAAATTCAGCTTTATTTTCTTCTTGTTCTAAATTTTCATTACTCAATGGTCGGTGTTTTATTTGCCCATAATGTTTGCCTTAAAAATAGTACCCTCTAAAGATAATGATTTTTTTATCAATATTTTCAGGACATGTTAGGAGTTGTTTATTTAAAAAAGATTGGTTTTGAATGTGATTGATTTAAAAGTTTTAACATTAATAACATGATTTAATAAATGGTAAAATCTTGAAAGTTGTTGATCTGCCTCTCAAATCACATTTTTAGTATACTCTCTATTATAAATGCTTGAGGAATAACCTCCAGACACATATTAAAATGCTCTTTTATATCTGCTAATCCTCAAATCAATAGGTGATTAATAGCCTCCAACGGCTAGCCAATTACCTTGGATTGGAAGACCAACGGGTTTGCAAGGATTAAACGAATTAACAAATCAAATTTTTTTACTTTTCTCTCTACTCACTACTCAAACAGTCACTTCGAGTGAAATTCAAATTACGCCAGTAAATTTGAATTTAGTATCGAGAAGTCAAATCTGGATGGTTGGATACTTAGATTGTTAGATGATTACGAGCTGCTCCTGTGGGCGATTTTTTGTTAAAACAATTTACAATATAGGTTCTATGTATGCGAATAATATTAAGGTATTTGTTTCATTTTTTTAATTTCATTTTCCGCTTTCTCTATTTAGTTTTTAACTTCCCTTTTATTAATTATTAAGTTTTTTATGGTTATGTTGCATTACTGCCAATAGTCTAGTATATGAATCATGACATCCCAAAACGTGCAATGATTTCATATATATTGTTGTGCTTTCGTTTTATTGTTCCAAGTTAAAAATGAGCTTATTCAACTCGTAACTAAATCGGAAAGCTGTTATCTTATTTAACCTCTGCGCATCTATGATAATCATTATTGCATGGGCTTTCTGGATTCCATAATGCATATGCATAAGAGCAACATGGATCATGAGTTTTTTCTTCCTTACCATAATTAGCTTTAAATGAGATTTCAGTTCCTACTGTTACATATAAAAATTTAGGTGGGGAAGATTGTAAGTTGTTGGGGACATTAGGTACTTTATCAGCTAAATTAACAAGACGAAAGGTTTCTTTGAGTAGACCGGGAGAACTTCCAATTATAGTTAAGCTATTGTAGTAATCAGCAAAAGATTGAAGTCCAACCATTGGGCTAGCTGAATTGTAATGATAAACTTCCATATTATGTGCAATGAGTTCAGGTACTGCAAGTGTAGCAAGTGTAGATCCAAGGCTGTGTCCGGTTACAGTAATTTTTTGTCCTCCACCAGGATATGATTGAAGCTGCTTCCGTAAATCTGGCAGCAATCCATTGTGTACTTTATACCAGCCAGTTTCTACATTAATATCTGATGGAGGATTTGGGGTTGGAGCAGTATATAGAACAGGAGCATATTGAGCGTCTACAACAAAATCGACTATGCTTTTACTCCCGCGAAATACTAGGAAAAGTCTTCCATCCTTGTATTTGACAAAAGACCCGAAGGGTTCATGACAAGGCTTATTTAGATAGTTGAAATTACTCCAGATAAGCGGTCCAAAACTAAAATCGTCAACACTAAATTTGATCTTAGTTACAGAGCAGATATCGATTGGCTCATACTTTTGTCCAGTTCCCCAAGAAAATTCGGATTGGGATGGAGGAGGATTACTTACTGCCGTTCATTGGTTGTAAATATTACCAAGTACATTCACAAGAAAATTACAAAGCTGGAAGGTTGATTGGTCTGAGCGTCCAAATGAGATTGGTAATGGGTCTTTACAAATTGTTTTCATAATTTATTTATTTAATCAGATTTCCTGTTTAAAACCTTTCTCAAAGGTTCTTTGAATAGTACTAAATTTCTTATCTAATAAAGCACAACGTATGATTAGTATAAATTTAGTAATTTTTTTATTATCCTAAATTTTTTAACATACATAACATGATTTAATAAATGGTGAAATCTTGGAGATAATTAATCTACATTTCAAATCACAATATTTGAATACACTCAATTATGAATGCTAAAAAAATAAATTAGCAGCACTTATTAATATGCTGTTTTATAACTGCTAATCCACAAATCAATAGGTAATTAATGGCCTCCAACGGCTAGCCAATTGCCTTGGATTGGAAGACCAACGGGTTTGCAAGGATTAAACGAATTAACAAATCAATTTTTTGTACTTTTCTCACTACTCAACTCTCACCACTCAAACAGTCACTTCGAGTGAAATTCAAATTACGCCAGTAAATTTGAATTTAGTATCGAGAAGTCAAATCTCAATTGTTAGAACAAAAATTGTCTATCAAACCGCGATTATACGACTCAACTTTTAACTGTAAACATTTCATTTTTTTTCTTAATTTGAATTCTTCACTCCCCTCTGCCCTCTCTAAATTCTCTGCTCATTACTTACTTCTCACCTCTCTCCACTCACCACTCACCTCTCAAACAGTCACTTCGAGTGAAATATAAATTACGCCAGTAAATTTGAATTTAGTATCGAGAAGTTAAATCTCAATTGTTAGAACAAAAATTGTCTATCAAACCGCGATTATACGACTCAACTTTTAACTGTAAACATTTCATTTTTTTTTCTTAATTTGAATTCTTCACTCCCCTCTTCCCTCTCAAAATTCACTGCTCATTACTTACTTCTCACCTCTCAAAACTCACTACTCACCTCTCAAAACTAGTACCTCAAAATTAAAGTAGAAAAGACTTGTTTTTTAACTCAGATCTTTGTTTTGATAAGAAATATTTTCAAACAATCTTATCACAATTTCGCTCAATATTATTCCGTTTATAATAATAAAAATAAGTGGCACTGCATAAAATAATCCGATTACAATTCCGCTAACATCATCTCCATAATTAAAATCAATTGAGCTTTTTAATACTGTAATTCCTAAAATAATTGTCCCAATTGCAATTATCATAGAAAGGATTAAAATCGAGTTTTTTGTTTGTTTATTTTTTATTAATCCGTTCCTATAATTTGGCAAAACAAAAATTCCGCACAAAGCTATTGTCAAGGCAAAAGTATCAGTTGAATTCATATAAAATCCGTGTCCAGCTGCTCCCATTAAAAGGAAGTAAAATAGTACAGAAAATATTAAAATCAGCACAAAAAATAAGAGGCTATATTTTCTTAAAAATCCGATTTTCAATTTCAAATGCAGTTTTTATTATTCTAAGTAACGTTTTGTTCACACCTTGTTTTTGCTGGTATTTAGGCAAGCTTGATTTAACTCATTCTTGCATCTAAATTAGCAATTTGTTTTTGAAGTTCTATGACCTTTCTCTTTCTTTTTTGATCAAGATATTTATAAACAATTGTAATTTTGCCTTTCTAGAGCATATTCCAAAGTATAGTGGCTAATTTTCTTGCAGTAGCAGAAACACCTAAAGCCCTCCCTTTTCTGTAGGCTATTCTGTTGAAGAAATTAGAACGGTGAGTGTCTTTTAAATTTCAAATAGAAGTAGCAGCTTGTCTTAAAGACAATTTTAAGTCTATGACTGCTCTTCAGAGTTCTACTATTAACTTAGAATCAATAGTTCTTTATTTATAGTTAAATATTTCGTATATTTATAGATGGAAAAAATAGACTTAAGGAGTGTTTCTGATCAGGAAAGAGGTATAATTCGAAGGGATGCTGTAAAAATGATAAAACGTGGAGATAAAAAAAAAGACATAGCTCTGTTTTACGGTGTTCATGTAAATACTGTTAGAGATTGGTGGAAGCTTTACAATAAAGAAGGTCATAAATCTTTGTCTTATCAAAAACGAGGAGTCAAATCAGAAGATCGAAAACTACTCAATAAAGATCAAGAAGCTGCAATCCAAAAAATGATTATTGATGTAATGCCCGATCAACTAAAGTTAGATTATGCTTTGTGGACTACAAGGGCAGTAAGGGATTTGATAGCAAGAGAGTTTAGTATTACAATCGGAAGAAGAGCTGTCGGTAATTATCTCAACGCTTGGGGATTCACGCCTCAAAAGCCAAAAAAGAGAGCTTATGAACAATGTTCCAAAAAAGTTCAAAAATGGTTAGACGAAGAATATCCAGCAATAAAAGAGAAGGCAAAACAAGAGAAGGCAACTATTCATTGGGGGGATGAAACGGGTGTAAAAAACAATAATCATCATGGACGTTCCTATGCTCCAAAAGGAAAAACTCCTGTTAAAAAACATATGTCGAAGCGGTTTTCAATCAACATGATTTCTACAGTTACAAATCAGGGTTTAATTCAGTTTATGATATATAAAGAAAATATGAACTCAGATGTATTTATTCAATTTTTAGAACAGCTCATCAAATCGCAAGAAACCAAAGTATTCTTAATCCTTGATAATTTACGAGTCCATCATAGTAAAGTTGTAAAGAAATGGGCGGAAGAAAATGGCGAAACCATAGAACTATTTTACCTGCCATCATACTCACCTGAGCGAAACCCAGATGAATATCTGAATTGCGATTTAAAGTATGGACTCTCGGATAAACCGGCACCAAAAACACAAGAAAAAATGAAAGAAAATTTAGAGAATCATATGAAAATGCTTCAAAATGATAGCGAAAGGGTAGCAAAATATTTTAAACATGAGAGCATCAAATATGCTGCATAAAATTAAAGATCTTTAAGTGCGAGGTTAATACTCAGAATTCTTCCATATAGTTTATTATTTAGTACCAATCTAAGCCAGAATGAAAGGTGTGGTGCGTTTTGGAATTTAAGTATTTCATTTTCGCTAAGTCCACTCAATAAAGTCAGTGAAGTTCTGTGACTAAGACAGGGCAAACGCATTAAACTTTCATTAGATTCAGCACTTTTATCAGATAGTGATTGTCCCATCCCGCTTGAAGTCTTCTGCTCTTCACCCCTGTTTTTAATGATTTTTCATTTTTCAATAAATTTAATGCAATTTTATTGAGTATGGAGAAATTTTGAGTGGAGTTACCTGTTCTTTTTCTAGAAGCATCTTCTGAAAAAGCAACATCTAAAGTCCAGTGTAACTTATTTTCTATAGACCAATGAGAACGAATGGCTTTTTGAAAATCTTGGGAGCTAGCCTTTATACTTGAAATATAATATCGTATAGCGTGTTGTGCAGGCTTTTGTGAGTTTTTAAACTCACGTTTGCTTTCTATTTTTATAACACTTGTTAGGTTTTCCCAGTTATTGTTTTTTAAAATAAACTTAAAGTTGCTGATTACACTGCACGTCCTGGTTTCTATTCTGCCATGGTCTAGTTCTTGGCTAAGGTTTGATTCCATAGTTTTTCCAAATCTAAATTCATCTTCAATATGCTCTAGTAACTGAGGTTGATTCTCTTTTACAGCCAAGATATAGTCTGCATTTTTTTTAACGATGGCCTTAGCTATTTTAGTTTGACATCCCATAGCATCAATAGTTACAATAGTATTTTCTATGGATAAGACTTTTAATAATTTTGGAATGGCAGTGATCTCATTTGACTTCTGGGAAACTTTCACTTGTCCTAAAACCAAATTATTGTCATTTGCCCAAGCACTAACCATGTGTACTGGGGATTTTTTACCACCAGCTTTAGCACCTCTAATTGTTTTACCATCTATAGCAATGATTTCTCTGGGCTGTAGTTGTGCAAGAGCACTAACCCATTGTATAAAGCATTTTTCAAATTGATTACTGTCAATATTAGAAAAAACGCGATTAAATGTGTCGTGCGAGGGGATACCATTAGGCAAATCAAGGAAGCTACGAAGAAATTCTTCTTTTGAGTTGGCGTAGTTTTCCATTTCATTCCATGAATCTGCTCCACAAATCACTGAAATAATCCCGATGAGAAGGATGCTTTCTAAATCGTAAAGTTGCTTGTGAGAACGTCTAAAGTCGGGTATTTGACCAAATATGGTCTTTAGCTTTTGGGTAGTTTTCAAAATGTATAAAGTATTGGTTATCAATATAATATACAATATTTTAAACTAAAAAACAACAAATAATATGATGAATTTTAAGTGATTAACACTCATTTTTACCCAATTAACTTAAACTTTTTTTAATGCGTTCGCCCTGTGTGACTAAGACCTTCTATAGCACCAAAATCAAAAATAGTAATAAGAAACAAGGTGAAAATCTATGTTTTTTAGTGTGCCAGGTAAATTGAATAAAAATGATCCTCCAAAACCTAATTCAAGGATGGCTCCTAGAACTAATAATCCGATACCTGTTTTTGTGATTATGTTTAGTTTTTGCCAAACTGTTTTTTATTTTAATATTTAACACCTGTCAATTGTTCTGATATCTCCCATAGTCTTTTTGCATTTTCTTCGTTTTGAGCCATTTTGTTTGGCTGAACTATGACAGGATATCCTCTAGATTCAAAAAAGCTTTTTGGTCCAAAGTAGTCGCCAGATGTAGCATTTAAATCTGTGGCTGCTCTAAGTGATGGCAATGTTCCCGTTTCTACATTTTGACCAAATAGGGGAGCCAAGAGCCTTGTTATGCTCATATGCCTACCTAAATCTGTATTTGTCCCACCAGGATGAGCAACAGTGAATAGGGGTGCATTCGGATTGCCTTTGTACTTCCTTACCAGTTCATAGGTGAAATATAAATTAGCCAATTTACTGTCTGAATACGCTTTAATGGTGCTGTACTTTCTAGACTCCCAATTGATGTCGTCAAAATTTATGCTACCAGATTTATGTGCAATACTACTGGTTGCGACTACTCGTGAATCTTTGGTTTCTAATAATAGTGGTATTAAAAGACCTGTAAGTGCGAAATGGCCAAAGTGATTGGTTCCCATCTGAATTTCGAAACCATCTTCTGTTTTAGAATAAGGGCACATCATAATCCCAGCATTGTTGATTAAAACATCTAACTGACTGTAATCACTAGTGAATTCTTCAGCAAAAGTTTGAACAGACTTCAATTTACCCAAATCAAGATGTCTAATTTCTAATTTTGCGTTTGGAAAATCTTTACGAATTTCCATAACTACATCTTCTGCTTTTTGAGTGTTTCTAACAGCCAGTATTACTTTGGCATTTTTACTAGCTAATACTTTAGTTGCTTGTTTGCCTAAACCACTCGTAGCTCCAGTAATTACTATAACTTTATTACTCTGATTTGGAATATCTTCACTAGTCCAATTTAGATTTGTCATGTTTGCCCTTGTTATGATTATTTAGTTCACAAAATTACTTTTATGTTCGCTCTTGCTCATAACTATTTCGCAGAAGAATGGATAAATTTCTGAGAAGTCTAGCTTTTACCTTGTGCTTGACGTTGATGTAAAAAGTCGTTTTAACGCTTTTTACATCAATCGTTGGCATTGTTTTACAGGTAAAGGCACTAACGTGTTTTTAATGAAAGCAACTAGTGCGATGCCGTTTAGTTCATTAATATTCATCAACCTTATATTTTGAGCCCTTCTTTTAGAGGCTTTTGAAGTAGTATCAATTAAATTACCGCGATGTCTAACTAAGGTTCTTAGATGTTCTGTTTGTAAATCATGCAAAAAACTTCCTCGTAGAAGTCCGAGGGTATGTAATTTTTGAATCCACATACAATCTAGAACATCTGTTTTCTTTCCTTGGATATTTTGGTGAATTTTTCATTGGTTAGAATTACTTCAATAGATGAATTTTGTAATTCAGTAAATAAATTTTGCCATTACGAACCGGTAAATTCCATAGCCACGGTTTTTATATCATTTTCGAGTAACCACCTCACTAAATCTTTCATATCCTCAGCGTAAACTCCAAATTCACGTCCATTAGCGTTTACTTGATTAATTGCTACAAAATGAGAACGACTGCCAATATTAATTCCAGCTGCATTAGAATTGATGATTTTCATTTTTAATTTTCTCTTTGCCATTGTTTTTGGTTTTAGATTAATAAAAAACCCAAAGAGAATGTATATTGAAAACAAGAAAATATTCTGAACGACATATCCATAAAGGATTCATCAGTGTAATTATCACTAGCCTTGGATAGGTAAATATCAAAGACGTTTTACATTCCAAACAGAATTGCGCACGAGCTTTGAAGGCATCAATTTGAAATCGGTCTTGCAATGAGCTATTGAGCAAGATACAAACGTTACTTTAAAGTATTTTTTTTTGGAAAAGAGGGGAATTACAAATAACGGTTTAGTT
It contains:
- a CDS encoding lipase family protein, whose translation is MDICSVTKIKFSVDDFSFGPLIWSNFNYLNKPCHEPFGSFVKYKDGRLFLVFRGSKSIVDFVVDAQYAPVLYTAPTPNPPSDINVETGWYKVHNGLLPDLRKQLQSYPGGGQKITVTGHSLGSTLATLAVPELIAHNMEVYHYNSASPMVGLQSFADYYNSLTIIGSSPGLLKETFRLVNLADKVPNVPNNLQSSPPKFLYVTVGTEISFKANYGKEEKTHDPCCSYAYALWNPESPCNNDYHRCAEVK
- a CDS encoding IS630 family transposase, with the protein product MEKIDLRSVSDQERGIIRRDAVKMIKRGDKKKDIALFYGVHVNTVRDWWKLYNKEGHKSLSYQKRGVKSEDRKLLNKDQEAAIQKMIIDVMPDQLKLDYALWTTRAVRDLIAREFSITIGRRAVGNYLNAWGFTPQKPKKRAYEQCSKKVQKWLDEEYPAIKEKAKQEKATIHWGDETGVKNNNHHGRSYAPKGKTPVKKHMSKRFSINMISTVTNQGLIQFMIYKENMNSDVFIQFLEQLIKSQETKVFLILDNLRVHHSKVVKKWAEENGETIELFYLPSYSPERNPDEYLNCDLKYGLSDKPAPKTQEKMKENLENHMKMLQNDSERVAKYFKHESIKYAA
- a CDS encoding ISAs1-like element ISPto5 family transposase, with the protein product MKTTQKLKTIFGQIPDFRRSHKQLYDLESILLIGIISVICGADSWNEMENYANSKEEFLRSFLDLPNGIPSHDTFNRVFSNIDSNQFEKCFIQWVSALAQLQPREIIAIDGKTIRGAKAGGKKSPVHMVSAWANDNNLVLGQVKVSQKSNEITAIPKLLKVLSIENTIVTIDAMGCQTKIAKAIVKKNADYILAVKENQPQLLEHIEDEFRFGKTMESNLSQELDHGRIETRTCSVISNFKFILKNNNWENLTSVIKIESKREFKNSQKPAQHAIRYYISSIKASSQDFQKAIRSHWSIENKLHWTLDVAFSEDASRKRTGNSTQNFSILNKIALNLLKNEKSLKTGVKSRRLQAGWDNHYLIKVLNLMKV
- a CDS encoding oxidoreductase, translating into MTNLNWTSEDIPNQSNKVIVITGATSGLGKQATKVLASKNAKVILAVRNTQKAEDVVMEIRKDFPNAKLEIRHLDLGKLKSVQTFAEEFTSDYSQLDVLINNAGIMMCPYSKTEDGFEIQMGTNHFGHFALTGLLIPLLLETKDSRVVATSSIAHKSGSINFDDINWESRKYSTIKAYSDSKLANLYFTYELVRKYKGNPNAPLFTVAHPGGTNTDLGRHMSITRLLAPLFGQNVETGTLPSLRAATDLNATSGDYFGPKSFFESRGYPVIVQPNKMAQNEENAKRLWEISEQLTGVKY